In Gulosibacter molinativorax, a single window of DNA contains:
- a CDS encoding AraC family transcriptional regulator: MRESGEVGREEPDDSGFAAWQAEFAAQLLPFRMRDAAESDVAFTVHSGRASDVRMARFEAGTHDAWRGKQLTATAEPAVIVCQQVTGRSTVAQSGREVELLPGDFTFYRASEPVRIRFLTDTVGMITIIPERRLSFDAGWLATVVARKIDGDDPIARGFAEYLRLLEEIPADESRRRAIALEGAISLFETTVRGAFDVPGSEEPHSANRRELYDRAVDIVAERAVERGFTLAALAEECFVSPRQLQAVFAEYGRTFRGLVVAAKVGAASRMLRQERYHDTPLATIARECGFSSASHFTQQFHARVGTTPSAYRKELLRRESADTNPAP; the protein is encoded by the coding sequence ATGCGTGAGTCGGGTGAGGTTGGCCGTGAAGAGCCAGATGATTCCGGTTTTGCGGCTTGGCAGGCCGAGTTTGCTGCGCAGCTGCTGCCGTTTCGGATGCGCGATGCCGCAGAGAGCGACGTGGCATTTACCGTTCACTCGGGGCGGGCCTCGGATGTGCGGATGGCGCGATTCGAGGCCGGTACGCATGACGCCTGGCGAGGCAAGCAACTCACGGCGACGGCCGAGCCAGCCGTGATCGTGTGCCAGCAGGTCACCGGCCGATCGACGGTGGCGCAGTCCGGTCGCGAGGTCGAGCTGTTGCCGGGAGACTTCACGTTCTATCGGGCTTCCGAGCCGGTTCGCATCCGTTTCTTGACCGACACCGTGGGGATGATCACGATCATCCCGGAGCGACGGCTATCGTTTGACGCCGGCTGGCTTGCGACCGTCGTGGCCCGAAAAATCGATGGCGACGATCCGATCGCGCGTGGATTCGCGGAATATCTGCGGCTCCTGGAGGAGATCCCTGCGGATGAGTCGCGGCGCCGTGCAATTGCGCTCGAGGGCGCGATCTCGCTGTTCGAGACAACGGTCCGCGGTGCGTTCGACGTGCCGGGTTCCGAGGAGCCCCACAGCGCGAATCGTCGTGAGCTCTATGACCGCGCGGTCGACATCGTCGCCGAGCGGGCGGTCGAGCGTGGCTTCACGCTCGCGGCGCTCGCAGAGGAGTGCTTCGTGTCGCCGCGTCAGCTGCAGGCGGTGTTCGCCGAGTATGGCCGGACATTCCGGGGTCTGGTCGTCGCGGCCAAGGTGGGTGCCGCATCCAGGATGCTTCGCCAGGAGCGGTACCACGACACCCCGCTCGCGACCATCGCGCGGGAGTGTGGTTTCTCGAGCGCATCCCATTTCACGCAGCAGTTTCACGCCCGGGTCGGGACGACACCGTCGGCCTATCGGAAAGAGCTGCTGCGGCGAGAGAGTGCTGACACGAACCCCGCTCCGTGA
- a CDS encoding CocE/NonD family hydrolase, translating to MPNSNDSVAAGSRVELFHEDDNRLIIPGADPVSVQVPWGSDLEGVYFDGYPQLIKDPELEAKPTYELRKEKDVPIVLRDGITIYGDVYRPDTDDEDSKFPVILSYGIWGKDAQEAVAWNKDKPQPYLKSAFWDGSMEAGDYTYAVPRGYVHLIVDPRGTGNSEGAYATQGSVHSPDDIHDVIRWAAKQPWSNGKVGMMGPSSYWLSQAVAASANPPEELVAIHPDELPWWANDNHHGIFDALFYHIEFGVHGNDSTLPRPNRELAKPLPEAMSRYSEEELKERVDEILAHPDIRYNTKWYSGMKYPMKSPNFFDTMLSTFRPEPMPDPSENITVPMYLGVPWGVRLYAWGTFHVWRRAQTPEGQRKLIVYPAGYTPRPYVDFHDETIRWYDYWAKGIDNGIMDEPPIKLFVMGKNKWRFESEWPLSRTEWSKYYLQPGGGLSDAQPSQDAEPEVLDSPAAYETGDVHCLRYTTEPFEQEMEVTGPVSLHLQAAIDQEDTNWIVDLVDIHPDGTRQTLTQGFLKAAFRALDEEESRPGEPVHPRQAPEPVTPGKVEDYEIRFMPTSNVFLPGHRLELTVRNQDDVLSQLGSWGVYMLPTMTAVKHDIHFGESYLNLPIIPAKSAE from the coding sequence ATGCCGAACAGCAATGATTCAGTCGCGGCGGGCTCGCGCGTCGAACTCTTCCACGAGGACGACAACCGCCTCATTATTCCGGGCGCGGACCCGGTTTCTGTCCAGGTGCCCTGGGGCTCGGACCTCGAAGGCGTGTACTTCGACGGCTACCCGCAGCTGATCAAGGACCCTGAGCTTGAAGCCAAGCCCACGTACGAACTCCGCAAGGAAAAGGATGTGCCGATCGTCCTGCGCGACGGCATCACGATCTACGGCGACGTCTACCGTCCCGACACTGACGACGAGGACTCCAAATTCCCAGTCATCCTCTCCTACGGGATTTGGGGCAAGGACGCCCAGGAAGCCGTCGCGTGGAACAAGGACAAGCCGCAGCCCTACCTCAAGAGCGCGTTCTGGGACGGCTCGATGGAGGCCGGTGACTACACCTACGCCGTGCCCCGCGGCTACGTGCACCTCATCGTTGACCCGCGAGGAACCGGTAACTCCGAGGGCGCCTACGCGACCCAGGGTTCGGTGCACAGCCCCGACGACATCCACGACGTGATCCGCTGGGCCGCGAAGCAGCCTTGGAGCAACGGCAAGGTCGGCATGATGGGCCCGTCGTCATACTGGCTCTCGCAGGCCGTCGCCGCGAGCGCGAACCCGCCCGAGGAACTCGTCGCGATCCACCCGGATGAGCTGCCCTGGTGGGCCAACGACAACCACCACGGCATCTTCGACGCGCTGTTCTACCACATCGAATTCGGTGTGCACGGCAACGACTCGACGCTCCCCCGCCCGAACCGCGAACTCGCGAAGCCGCTGCCGGAAGCGATGTCGCGTTACTCGGAGGAAGAGCTCAAGGAGCGCGTTGACGAAATCCTCGCGCACCCCGACATCCGCTACAACACGAAGTGGTACTCGGGCATGAAGTACCCGATGAAGTCGCCGAACTTCTTCGACACGATGCTCAGCACCTTCCGCCCCGAGCCGATGCCGGACCCGAGCGAGAACATCACCGTACCGATGTACCTCGGTGTGCCGTGGGGCGTTCGCCTCTACGCGTGGGGCACCTTCCACGTGTGGCGCCGTGCGCAGACCCCCGAGGGTCAGCGCAAGCTCATCGTCTACCCGGCGGGATACACCCCGCGCCCCTACGTCGACTTCCACGACGAGACCATTCGCTGGTACGACTACTGGGCCAAGGGCATCGACAACGGCATCATGGACGAGCCGCCGATCAAGCTCTTCGTCATGGGTAAGAACAAGTGGCGCTTCGAGAGCGAGTGGCCGCTCTCCCGCACCGAGTGGTCGAAGTACTACCTCCAGCCCGGCGGTGGCCTGTCGGATGCGCAGCCCAGCCAGGATGCGGAGCCCGAGGTTCTCGACTCTCCCGCGGCTTACGAGACGGGTGATGTGCACTGCCTGCGCTACACGACCGAGCCGTTCGAACAGGAGATGGAAGTCACCGGCCCCGTGTCGCTCCACCTCCAGGCAGCGATCGACCAGGAAGACACCAACTGGATCGTCGACCTCGTTGACATCCACCCGGACGGCACCCGCCAGACCCTGACGCAGGGCTTCCTCAAGGCCGCGTTCCGTGCGCTCGATGAAGAAGAGTCACGTCCTGGTGAGCCCGTCCACCCGCGTCAGGCTCCCGAGCCCGTCACTCCGGGCAAGGTCGAAGACTACGAGATCCGCTTCATGCCGACCTCGAACGTCTTCCTGCCGGGCCACCGCCTCGAACTCACCGTCCGCAACCAAGACGACGTGCTCAGCCAGCTCGGTAGCTGGGGCGTCTACATGCTCCCGACCATGACGGCCGTGAAGCACGACATCCACTTCGGTGAGTCCTACCTGAACCTGCCGATCATCCCCGCCAAGTCTGCCGAGTAG
- a CDS encoding SDR family oxidoreductase, producing MSSIDTFEGRVAVVTGGASGIGRGIAEALIDTGATVVIADVNEDGAKATATEIGAIARSVDVTNIESVEALAQSVLDELGRVDIVVNNAGVGPLIEFEEVTLKDFRWVMDINFWGVVNGMKTFLPTLKANDNGGYIVNTASLAAVVPGPGTAAYGASKAAILSVSDTVAIELEADGTDNIGISVLMPAMVKSNITENARKRPGFDAKTDDTESFQVESRVLEAREVGDMVVDAIRSGNRYIFTHPETREAVAAHQADILAGFDQQ from the coding sequence ATGAGCAGCATCGACACTTTTGAAGGCCGCGTCGCGGTTGTCACGGGCGGCGCATCCGGCATCGGCCGAGGCATCGCCGAAGCACTCATCGACACTGGCGCGACCGTCGTCATCGCCGATGTCAATGAGGATGGCGCGAAAGCCACCGCCACCGAGATTGGCGCGATCGCGCGCAGCGTGGACGTCACCAACATCGAAAGCGTCGAGGCTCTCGCTCAGTCGGTACTCGACGAGCTCGGCCGCGTCGACATTGTCGTAAACAATGCCGGCGTCGGCCCACTCATCGAGTTCGAGGAAGTCACGCTCAAGGACTTCCGCTGGGTCATGGACATCAACTTCTGGGGCGTCGTCAACGGCATGAAGACGTTCCTCCCGACGCTGAAGGCGAACGACAACGGCGGCTACATCGTGAACACGGCGTCGCTCGCCGCGGTCGTTCCCGGCCCCGGAACCGCCGCCTACGGCGCATCCAAGGCCGCGATTCTCTCGGTCAGCGACACAGTCGCGATCGAGCTCGAGGCTGACGGCACCGACAACATCGGCATCTCGGTGCTGATGCCGGCCATGGTGAAGAGCAACATCACCGAGAACGCGCGCAAGCGCCCCGGATTCGATGCGAAGACCGACGACACGGAGTCGTTCCAGGTCGAATCGCGTGTCCTTGAGGCGCGCGAGGTCGGTGACATGGTCGTGGACGCGATCCGCTCGGGTAACCGGTACATCTTCACCCACCCCGAGACGCGCGAGGCCGTTGCCGCGCACCAGGCCGACATCCTTGCCGGCTTCGACCAGCAGTAA
- a CDS encoding FAD-binding oxidoreductase: MSEINRPIPPGVSEQDLDAALAAFASAIGDDKVTVDPTALADFVDPYQVAGESTLLPSAATMPATTEDVQEIVRIANEYKVPLWPISRGKNNGYGGAAPWVRGAVMVDFRGMQGIEINEELGYAMVEPGVSWSDLHAAIKAGDHNLVASIVDIGWGGVVSNTLDHGLTYMPYAIDQASHCGFEVVLPSGEVYRTGSGGMENNESWPLYKRGFGPTTTELFMQSNYGIVTKMGYWLMPKPEVYMPLWLQAWDDAQMPAIIDALRELMLDGTIEMRPQLGNTLAIASNITSRAEWYDGVGTMPEEIIEKIAKEFNIGRWMMRFALYGDEAVVDHNFAKLKKRFESIPSVGVMGNKYGADEWETLPDPHERVQIGVPSLDLYKMAGWAGGDDGGHVDFAPVIPMTSRKVAEAQTLMRGMCEDAGLDYLGGFMPINARSTTFVNLIPFDNRNADQVHTAYATAKNMVVEAGRRGFGEYRAHYALSEAVVDQFGFNNHIQRRFNEQLKDAIDPNGIIAPGKSGIWGSRLRGEGYPLA, from the coding sequence ATGTCCGAAATCAACCGTCCCATCCCACCTGGCGTCTCCGAACAAGACCTCGACGCCGCCCTCGCGGCCTTCGCCTCCGCCATCGGCGACGACAAAGTAACCGTCGACCCGACCGCACTCGCCGACTTCGTCGACCCCTATCAGGTCGCCGGCGAATCGACCCTGCTTCCTTCCGCCGCGACCATGCCCGCGACGACGGAGGACGTGCAGGAGATCGTCCGCATCGCGAACGAGTACAAGGTACCGCTATGGCCCATCAGTCGTGGCAAGAACAACGGCTATGGCGGAGCGGCACCCTGGGTGCGCGGTGCCGTGATGGTCGATTTCCGCGGGATGCAGGGCATCGAAATCAACGAGGAGCTCGGCTACGCGATGGTCGAGCCTGGTGTGAGCTGGTCCGATCTCCACGCCGCCATCAAGGCTGGGGATCACAACCTCGTCGCATCCATCGTCGACATCGGCTGGGGCGGCGTCGTCTCGAACACCCTCGACCACGGCCTCACGTACATGCCCTACGCGATCGACCAGGCCTCGCACTGTGGCTTCGAGGTCGTGCTGCCGAGTGGCGAGGTGTATCGCACGGGCTCGGGTGGCATGGAGAACAACGAGTCCTGGCCGCTGTACAAGCGCGGCTTCGGCCCCACCACGACCGAGCTCTTCATGCAGTCGAACTACGGCATCGTCACGAAGATGGGCTACTGGCTCATGCCGAAACCCGAGGTCTACATGCCGCTGTGGCTGCAGGCCTGGGACGACGCGCAGATGCCCGCGATCATCGACGCGCTGCGTGAGCTCATGCTCGACGGCACGATCGAGATGCGTCCCCAGCTCGGCAACACGCTCGCCATCGCCTCGAACATCACTTCGCGCGCCGAGTGGTACGACGGCGTGGGCACGATGCCCGAGGAGATCATCGAAAAGATCGCGAAGGAATTCAACATCGGTCGTTGGATGATGCGCTTCGCGCTGTACGGCGACGAGGCCGTAGTGGACCACAATTTTGCGAAGCTCAAGAAGCGCTTCGAGTCGATCCCGTCGGTCGGCGTCATGGGCAATAAGTACGGCGCGGATGAGTGGGAGACACTCCCCGACCCGCACGAGCGCGTGCAGATCGGCGTGCCGAGCCTCGACCTCTACAAAATGGCTGGCTGGGCCGGTGGCGACGACGGCGGCCACGTCGACTTCGCTCCGGTGATTCCGATGACCTCGCGGAAGGTCGCCGAGGCTCAGACGCTCATGCGCGGCATGTGTGAGGATGCGGGGCTCGACTATCTCGGAGGATTCATGCCGATCAACGCGCGCTCGACGACGTTCGTCAATCTGATTCCATTCGACAACCGCAATGCCGATCAGGTGCACACCGCTTATGCGACCGCGAAGAACATGGTCGTCGAGGCTGGTCGCCGCGGGTTTGGCGAGTACCGTGCCCACTACGCCCTAAGCGAGGCTGTGGTCGACCAGTTCGGCTTCAACAACCACATCCAGCGCCGCTTCAACGAGCAACTCAAGGATGCGATCGATCCGAACGGCATTATCGCACCCGGCAAGTCCGGTATCTGGGGCTCGCGCCTGCGCGGCGAGGGGTACCCGCTGGCCTAA
- a CDS encoding magnesium and cobalt transport protein CorA encodes MFNRPTERFGLRADLRRRSERRVQPAEANPGRPNSILNESAEKETAHPIIRLVSHGVASKPPAGTTIEDALEFADQDTEHLAMLFYPEPDPEQIAELGTAWSLHPVMLEDILLAGQRPKIERYGDVLFLVVRSARYVDELEEVQFAEFHILVRRGAVAVICQDSQWLDGTETPDLDEEHPFETMQHDNSILANVNLLTLGVEAVVYRVIDEIVDRYEPVLRGLEIDKEQVERQVFGGDTAVAERIYRLSQEVVDMQQTVSSMSEVLTALKGGHEKYQIPPELQKYLDDVADHLAKAATHSRDLREELAQILTVNSTLVAQRQNEDMKKISGWAAILFAPTLVGAIYGMNFDVMPELHWAFGYPMALGLMLVLTVGLYIIFKRSKWM; translated from the coding sequence ATGTTCAATCGACCAACCGAACGGTTCGGGCTTCGGGCTGATCTTCGCCGACGCAGCGAGCGTCGTGTGCAGCCCGCCGAGGCAAACCCGGGGCGACCAAACTCGATTCTGAATGAGAGCGCCGAGAAAGAGACCGCGCATCCGATCATCCGCCTCGTGAGCCACGGCGTCGCTTCCAAGCCGCCCGCGGGCACGACGATCGAGGACGCGCTCGAGTTCGCGGACCAAGACACCGAACACCTGGCGATGCTGTTCTATCCCGAGCCAGATCCAGAACAGATCGCCGAGCTCGGCACCGCGTGGTCGCTCCACCCCGTGATGCTCGAGGACATCCTGTTGGCCGGGCAGCGGCCCAAGATCGAGCGGTACGGGGATGTGCTGTTCCTCGTGGTTCGCTCGGCCCGCTACGTCGACGAACTTGAGGAAGTGCAGTTCGCCGAGTTCCACATCCTCGTGCGCCGCGGCGCGGTCGCGGTGATCTGTCAGGATAGCCAGTGGCTCGACGGCACCGAGACTCCGGACCTCGACGAAGAGCATCCGTTCGAGACGATGCAGCACGACAACTCGATACTCGCAAACGTGAACCTGCTCACGCTCGGTGTCGAGGCGGTCGTCTACCGCGTGATTGACGAGATCGTGGACCGCTACGAACCGGTGCTGCGAGGCCTCGAGATCGACAAGGAACAGGTCGAGCGCCAGGTATTCGGCGGCGACACGGCAGTAGCCGAACGCATCTACCGCCTGAGCCAAGAGGTGGTCGACATGCAGCAGACGGTCTCGTCAATGAGCGAGGTGCTGACTGCACTCAAGGGCGGTCACGAGAAGTACCAGATTCCGCCTGAGCTGCAGAAGTACCTCGACGACGTTGCCGACCACCTCGCGAAGGCCGCGACGCACTCGCGCGACCTCCGAGAGGAACTCGCGCAGATCCTCACCGTGAACTCGACGCTCGTCGCGCAGCGACAGAACGAGGACATGAAGAAGATCTCCGGCTGGGCCGCAATCCTCTTCGCGCCCACGCTCGTGGGCGCGATCTACGGGATGAACTTCGACGTCATGCCCGAACTCCATTGGGCGTTTGGCTACCCCATGGCGCTCGGGCTGATGCTCGTGCTGACGGTCGGGCTCTACATCATCTTCAAGCGTTCGAAGTGGATGTGA
- a CDS encoding beta-glucosidase, which yields MTEDRAEQAEQPNTNGNSEQPWRDTSRAPRERAELLVGAMTIEQKIAQLHGAMETINIYNIELPEDLSEAADQFRVQRHVAGIEELGIPRFRITNGPVGVGMGDGYPSPSATSLPMTIALAAGFDPKLAHEYGDIIGSETATLGQHVLEGPGLCLHRTITAGRNFEYFSEDPYLSGIMGIEVTKAIQAHDIIAMAKHFVLNDQELERFRTSVEIDEHVLRELYLLPFEMVVKDADLAAMMSAYNRIRSVYASEYRHTLTDILRGEWGFEGYVQSDFWSARSAAPSLNAGLDHEMPDANWYNEENILRALEDTSLEIETVDRALVRRFTQMFRFGQFERTYAPGEIDAKAHGARAREIGAQTAVLLRNDGLLPLDPNMPTIAIIGQQKFAAEACLGGGGSSKVDPLYTVPPLEGMQDVLAGLGSEAKVELFTVADDLSNLEDARMVASGADAVVIMAGVVASEGEDMAEPLLPNNQNRMVAELLTANPATVVVLKDSNPVLLPWIDDARAVLEVWNQGTEDGHVVADLVFGVVTPSGKLPTTYPRDAKDTLHAAHPERYPGTDEGDGYPVIRYTEGLGMGYRWFQSQGIEPLFGFGYGLSYTTFDVANVKVDALGGVRSRVTVTATVTNTGDRAGAEVVQVYVGIPADGQPPKRLVGFRKVHLEPCEQQTVSIVIDPESSNHPFGVWDYRAHAFVDVEGDYTVYVGTSAADTPHAFPVTSTSNA from the coding sequence ATGACCGAAGACCGAGCCGAGCAGGCCGAACAACCGAACACGAACGGCAATTCCGAGCAACCCTGGCGCGACACGAGCCGCGCCCCGCGCGAGCGCGCGGAGCTGCTCGTCGGGGCGATGACGATCGAGCAGAAGATCGCGCAGCTGCATGGCGCGATGGAAACCATCAACATTTACAACATCGAGCTGCCGGAGGATCTCAGCGAGGCTGCCGATCAGTTCCGGGTGCAGCGCCACGTCGCGGGTATCGAGGAGCTCGGCATCCCGCGATTCCGGATCACGAACGGCCCGGTCGGCGTCGGGATGGGCGATGGCTACCCGAGCCCGAGCGCGACGTCGCTCCCGATGACGATCGCGCTCGCGGCCGGGTTCGATCCAAAGCTTGCCCACGAGTACGGCGACATCATCGGCTCAGAGACCGCGACGCTCGGCCAGCACGTGCTCGAGGGCCCCGGCCTGTGCCTCCACCGCACGATCACGGCTGGGCGAAACTTCGAGTATTTCTCGGAGGACCCGTATCTGAGCGGCATCATGGGCATCGAGGTCACGAAGGCAATCCAGGCGCACGACATCATCGCGATGGCGAAGCACTTCGTGCTAAACGATCAAGAGCTCGAGCGCTTCCGCACGAGCGTCGAGATCGACGAACACGTCCTGCGAGAGCTCTATCTTCTGCCGTTCGAGATGGTCGTGAAGGACGCGGATCTCGCCGCGATGATGAGCGCGTACAACCGCATCCGCAGCGTGTACGCGAGCGAGTATCGCCACACCCTCACGGACATCCTGCGGGGTGAATGGGGCTTCGAGGGCTACGTGCAGTCGGACTTCTGGTCGGCGCGCTCGGCCGCGCCGTCGCTCAACGCCGGACTCGACCACGAGATGCCGGATGCGAACTGGTACAACGAGGAGAACATCCTCCGCGCGCTCGAGGACACGAGCCTCGAGATCGAGACGGTGGACCGCGCACTCGTGCGCCGCTTCACGCAGATGTTCCGCTTCGGACAGTTCGAGCGGACCTATGCCCCCGGCGAGATTGACGCTAAGGCCCACGGCGCGCGGGCCCGCGAGATCGGCGCGCAGACGGCCGTGCTGCTCAGGAACGACGGACTCCTGCCGCTCGACCCGAATATGCCCACCATCGCGATCATCGGCCAGCAAAAGTTTGCGGCCGAGGCGTGCCTCGGCGGCGGCGGCTCGTCGAAGGTGGACCCGCTCTACACCGTCCCGCCGCTCGAAGGCATGCAGGATGTGCTCGCGGGGCTCGGGTCGGAGGCCAAGGTCGAGCTCTTCACCGTCGCCGATGACCTCTCGAACCTCGAGGATGCGCGAATGGTCGCCTCGGGCGCGGACGCAGTGGTCATCATGGCCGGCGTCGTCGCGAGCGAGGGCGAGGACATGGCCGAGCCGCTCCTCCCGAACAACCAGAACCGCATGGTTGCCGAGCTGCTGACCGCGAATCCGGCGACCGTCGTGGTGCTCAAGGACAGCAACCCGGTGCTGTTGCCATGGATCGACGATGCGCGGGCCGTGCTCGAGGTCTGGAATCAGGGCACCGAGGATGGCCACGTCGTCGCCGACCTCGTCTTTGGCGTCGTCACCCCATCCGGCAAACTGCCGACCACCTACCCGCGCGACGCCAAAGACACGCTACATGCCGCGCATCCCGAGCGTTACCCGGGCACCGACGAGGGCGACGGCTACCCCGTCATCCGCTACACCGAGGGCCTAGGCATGGGCTACCGCTGGTTCCAGTCGCAGGGTATCGAGCCGCTGTTTGGCTTCGGCTATGGGCTCTCGTACACGACCTTCGACGTCGCTAATGTCAAGGTGGATGCGCTGGGCGGGGTGCGCTCGCGGGTCACGGTGACGGCGACGGTCACCAACACAGGCGACCGTGCCGGCGCCGAGGTCGTGCAGGTGTATGTCGGCATTCCGGCGGACGGGCAGCCGCCGAAGCGGCTCGTCGGGTTCCGGAAGGTGCACCTCGAGCCGTGCGAGCAGCAAACGGTGTCGATCGTGATCGACCCGGAATCGAGCAACCACCCGTTCGGCGTGTGGGATTATCGAGCGCACGCCTTCGTCGACGTCGAGGGCGATTACACGGTGTACGTCGGGACGTCCGCGGCGGATACCCCGCACGCGTTCCCGGTCACATCCACTTCGAACGCTTGA
- the hisC gene encoding histidinol-phosphate transaminase, with protein sequence MTTITTFGPQPRDVFERIPAYKPGRRATGVEIAPLASNESHHEPLPSVLEAIAEEALRINRYPDAAVTNLHAKLAEKFGVGADQVVTGPGSIGVLQQLLETYCAPGDEVVFAWRSFEAYPLLVEIAGGQPVMVPLRADESHDLDAIAASITDRTRIVLLCTPNNPTGVSLSHHDVVRFLDTVPERVLVVIDEAYVEYETSEDAVDSLALIAARLNVLALRTFSKAYGLAGLRVGYAISTPEIIASVRKAVLTFSVNSLAQRAAIASLDADHELAARAAEIAGERDRVVAALADTDWGVLPSQANFVWIRASGERNAALSQAFDDAGILTRVFPEDGIRVTLADAATNDRVIAVLRNTVGE encoded by the coding sequence ATGACGACGATCACCACTTTCGGCCCGCAGCCCCGCGACGTATTCGAGCGCATCCCCGCGTACAAGCCCGGGCGTCGCGCGACCGGCGTCGAGATCGCCCCGCTCGCCTCCAACGAGAGCCACCACGAGCCGCTGCCCTCGGTGCTCGAGGCGATCGCCGAAGAGGCGCTGCGCATCAACCGCTACCCGGATGCGGCAGTCACGAACCTGCACGCGAAGCTCGCCGAGAAGTTTGGCGTCGGCGCGGATCAAGTTGTCACCGGCCCTGGCAGCATTGGCGTGCTGCAGCAGCTGCTTGAGACGTATTGCGCGCCCGGCGACGAGGTTGTGTTCGCGTGGCGCTCGTTCGAGGCGTACCCGCTGCTGGTTGAGATAGCGGGCGGGCAGCCCGTCATGGTGCCGCTACGCGCGGACGAGAGCCACGATCTCGACGCGATTGCCGCATCCATCACCGACCGCACGCGCATCGTGCTGCTGTGCACCCCGAACAACCCGACCGGCGTGAGCCTGAGCCACCACGACGTCGTGCGCTTCCTCGACACCGTTCCGGAGCGCGTGCTCGTCGTGATCGACGAGGCCTACGTCGAGTACGAGACGAGCGAGGATGCGGTGGATTCGCTCGCGCTGATTGCCGCGCGCCTGAACGTGCTCGCGTTGCGCACTTTCTCGAAGGCGTACGGCCTCGCGGGCCTGCGCGTCGGCTATGCAATCTCGACGCCCGAGATCATCGCGTCGGTTCGTAAAGCGGTGCTCACGTTTAGCGTGAACTCGCTCGCGCAGCGCGCCGCGATCGCATCGCTGGATGCGGACCACGAGCTGGCAGCGCGGGCCGCGGAGATCGCGGGGGAGCGGGACCGCGTCGTCGCGGCGCTCGCCGACACCGACTGGGGTGTGCTGCCGAGCCAGGCGAACTTCGTGTGGATTCGCGCCTCCGGCGAACGCAATGCCGCGTTGAGTCAGGCGTTTGACGACGCTGGCATCCTCACGCGAGTCTTCCCGGAAGACGGGATCCGCGTGACGCTAGCGGACGCCGCGACGAACGATCGCGTGATCGCGGTGTTGCGGAACACGGTCGGTGAGTAA
- a CDS encoding DMT family transporter, with product MNTTQNPTRNRSFGVIDWLLLLATGTMWGSSFLFVRAALVDIDPMTIAWLRIVFGAAVLTLFPASWKPLDRRSDWWLVALLGFVWMALPFTLLGFAQLTIDSALAGMINGAAPLFTALVALLWFRQQPSKTLAVGLIIGFVGIVAVLMPTMTGSISVVGVLLMLGVTVSYGAAFNLSGALQLRNGALAVIWRALGIAAVMTTPTGLIGLGNTTFAPVSFGAVTVLGVVCTGFAFICFTILIGRVGPARASIATYLIPIVAMLLGTLVAGEALHPESLSGIVLVLLGAYLASRGRKAAPSG from the coding sequence ATGAATACCACACAGAACCCGACTCGCAACAGGTCTTTTGGGGTTATCGACTGGCTATTGCTGCTCGCCACCGGCACGATGTGGGGCTCGTCGTTCCTCTTCGTGCGCGCGGCGCTCGTGGACATCGACCCGATGACGATTGCCTGGTTGCGCATCGTGTTCGGTGCGGCCGTGCTCACCCTGTTTCCCGCATCCTGGAAGCCGCTTGACAGGCGCAGCGACTGGTGGCTCGTGGCACTCCTCGGTTTCGTGTGGATGGCGCTGCCCTTCACGCTTCTCGGCTTCGCGCAGCTGACGATCGACTCGGCTCTCGCGGGCATGATCAATGGCGCGGCGCCGCTGTTTACCGCGCTCGTCGCGCTGCTGTGGTTTCGGCAGCAGCCCTCGAAGACCCTAGCGGTTGGCCTGATCATCGGGTTCGTGGGCATCGTCGCCGTGCTCATGCCAACCATGACCGGCAGCATCAGCGTGGTCGGTGTGTTACTCATGCTCGGCGTGACGGTGTCGTATGGCGCGGCGTTTAATCTCTCGGGAGCGCTTCAGTTGCGCAACGGCGCGCTCGCGGTGATCTGGCGCGCGCTCGGCATCGCCGCGGTCATGACGACGCCGACGGGCCTGATCGGTCTCGGAAACACGACCTTCGCCCCGGTGAGTTTCGGTGCCGTCACTGTTCTCGGGGTCGTGTGCACGGGCTTCGCGTTCATCTGCTTCACGATCCTGATCGGTCGCGTCGGCCCGGCCCGCGCATCCATCGCGACCTATCTCATCCCGATCGTCGCCATGCTGTTGGGGACGCTCGTGGCGGGCGAGGCGCTGCATCCCGAGTCGCTCAGCGGCATCGTGCTGGTGCTGCTCGGGGCCTATCTCGCGTCGAGGGGGCGCAAGGCGGCGCCGAGCGGGTAG